Below is a genomic region from Chelonoidis abingdonii isolate Lonesome George chromosome 18, CheloAbing_2.0, whole genome shotgun sequence.
ATGAGTTGGGCCAGTTCAGTCAAGCGATTAAGTGTTTCCCAGAAGCTGCTCATTTTGAAAAGGCCAGTACTCCTGCAAAGTCTGCAGTCCAATCCTTCTGGCATGTCACTGAGGAGCCCAGTTACACTGGCACTGCAAGAAATTCACGTGGAGCAGGTTTAAGAGGAGTAACAGCCAAACCTCAAGCACAAGGCACCTGCCACACCAACCCCTGAACACTCCCTTACTTTGAAAGCACCGCTCCCTACAGAGAACTGATCCAGAACAGCTCAAGCAGCCATTTCCTTCCTGCAAAATCTCCACACGAGACTGGAGAGCCCCTAGCATGGTGCGTTTAAAAGAAAAGCACACGCAATCAGCGTGCCTGCGAACAGCCACACAGCACTGTTAATGCATCTAAATCCTACTGCTAAAGTCTACCTCTGCTCCTAGCAACCCCATGCCTTCAGATCCTCAATACCTTACCTTAGTGACCATGATAATCAGGCACTCTCACCTTTATGGTGACCTCAGGTCATTGCTCTAACAGAATAGGAGGCAAACACCTCCACTGGTTTTCCACCCCTTTCATGATCCAAGTCCAAGCAGCTTCCTTGGTTTTgctgtgtgcaactgattttacaattgaaaatatttttatgatgtATTTAAAGATGAACAGAAAAACACGTCATAGCAGCGCCACATGCTGCTACATCAGCATCACTGAGACAAGGCTCCTCCTAGAGTGCTAAATATTCCATTGTCAGCGAAGAACAATGTCTCAAATGACTGATGAAACATTtaacatgaaattaataggattaAATCAACCTAACTAAACTTTACTTAGCAATCAGAGGAAACTATCAGATTAATCCTTCCTTGTTTTAAAGCTCTACACATTTGATCAAGCCTCTACACATTTGATCAAGCCTCTCTCATTGATCCCATCTGTCTCTATTCCTTTGCCTGCTGCTTCCAGCAAAAACCATCTGCttcagtccagtccctgcacacaATCTCACCACTGTGTGCGAGGGAACCTTCTCTACTGCTTTATCCATCATCTGCAATAGCCTCCATCTCCCACATCAACACcaacttttttcaaaaaacaaaaactttctgCTTTCTCCCCATGTGCCCCTGGTTTGACTCATGGTAAGTGGAGCAGATCAGGCAGCTACATGAGACAGAGACATGGCAGTGAGGGTTGTAGGTTTATTCCCCAGCCCTGTAGCACACTGGGAAGGACATGATGAGAATGCTCCCTCTAATCACGCACATCAGGGCACGTGTACTGGGATGTAACGTGCCTTTGGCTGTGCTTGTTCAATGCAGCACGAGGAAGCTTGGATATGCCTTCCAACAAGGCAAGTGCAGAGGGTGGAAGGAGAGTTTAGAAGTTCCAGTACAGTAAGTTTAACACCAAAGCCACGGCAGGTGCTAGAAGAGGTTGGTGATGGGGTGACAGCAGGTGAACAGAAATAGAAGAAATAGAAGTACAGAAATCAAAGAGTTTAAACAGGGTTCTGTTGTGACCAGAACAGCATGAGTATGGAGATTTCTAGTCAAAAATATCCAAGCTAACTCAAGTCTGCATGCTACCACCTTTGGAAGAAAGTAAAATGCAGGTATGCGTTTCTGTCTCTAGCCTCCCCCTCTCCGCACTGCTTACCCAGCAGAGACAGCCTACTAACCCTGCTCCACCTTTGGAGTAAAGAGACTCACCACAGTGTCTGCAGCTGAGTGAGTTAAGAGGTTAAAACACTGGCTTTCCACCACTGGAAACCTGGTGTTTGATCTGGATTAAGTCTCACATGAAATGAATTTGGTGGGTCTCAAGCTAATCACACGCACCCAATAATACAGCACTTTCTACCCAAAAAAGACCAGACACAGAAAAAACTAAGAGGCATCAGCTGAGCTCTGTGAGGAGCACACCCCAAGCTCTTGGGCACTATCCCTGGCTACAGCTACTGCTCTCAGCCCTCACTCTTATGAGAGCTAACAACGATATAAACACTTACAAGAACATTTACTTGCACTTACCACACACTGCCAACAGCATGTGCCCATCCTCCCCAGGCAGGTGCCCTGCTCAGTGTGCTCAGGCCTGCAGAAAGAGCAGTGTTAGGTCAACATGTCTCCCGCTTATGCCCCAATACAGCCCCGAGACTGGGATTGTCTTCTAACACACAGGTCACTTTCCCAGTCCCTTTCACTAATTCATCAGAAATGCCTTTTCTGTAATTATGTTTTAACTAGCGAAGCAGAAGACCAGAATGTTAGGCTCCTTATTTCAAAGGTTTGGCCACTTGATTTGGGTTTGCCATGCAAACTCCTCCAGCTGTCTTTTCATCACACTATTAACCGCAGAAATTTCGATTTGGCTGGAAAATTTCAACTGCTGttaaccaaaatattttagttaaaaagATTGTGAATTTAATTCTGACTTGACATCTCAGAAGAACAAAGTGGTGTATTTACAAGGGAGCCAGTTAACGTTAGAATAGTGGGTTTTTGTGATACCGACATTTAGACTGAGACCCTCCACAGGGCTTACTGACCTAGACTGGATTAAGTCTGGCGATGGAGGTGAAAGGCTCTCTATCCCAACAACAGTGTAGCTCAACTGCCCCACAAAGAGGATGTACGGCACGCATTTCACTCAGTTACATTCCCATAAGGTGTTTTCAGAGACTGACTACCAACTGACTTGTGCTCATTGACAATGAAGTCTCACTGACAGAACCCCAGATGTTGTGGGTTATGAGATGAGGACAGAAAAAACCCACCCACAACCCCAGACCAGAGGGGAAACGGGGATTAGGTTCAATGTAAAACTTACTCATCAGACACTTCAATGGATGATTTCTTATAGCCAGATTTTTTTCTATGCTTTAGGACTCCAAATTTCCTTCCCATCCTCACCAGCAGCAGAATGACCACAATGGCAGAGGGGAGGAACACTAAGATGGACAGCAACACTGCTGAAGTTAGCTGGAAAGAAAAGCctgcaggagagacagagagaatagCAGCAGAATATGGCTTTGTTTCATCTCTATGGCAAATATTAATCCAGCACACGGCATCCAGGCCTTTTTTATAAAAAGCACAGGGCTTGCTGGGGTTAAAGGAACTTGTGACAAAGTCCTATCAGGGAACTCAAGTTCAGAACTAGACTCGGCTCCCATGGAGAAGAGGACAAAGATTAAATCTATCTGGCTGCAGTGAAGGAGCACAACTTAGCCTATGTCTACAATGGCAACTGAATGACAAcagttttgtctttcagaggtgttaaaaaaacaaacacatccctgaaagacaaaagttttgccaacgacAAGCACgggtgtgaacagcactttgcTGCCGACAAAGCTAACCCTGTTTGGTGGGGTTACAGGAGAGCCACCAAACAGTGGGTACATAGTGTGACTTTTAGCAGCCCGGCTGTAGCAACACAGTTGCTGTGTAAAAGCTGTGTAATGTAGACCTAGCGTGAGAGCAGCACGTTCGAAGCTAAGTGAGAGGGGATCACATCAAACTGATGGACACACCCAATCCGGAAGCCCAGGGACTGCTCTTTCATAAAGGGTAGATGAGGCATTTGTCCAAGGCAGCTAttcgttaatgtctgtgaaatgtcAAGTCATTGTTAAGATATCAGTTCCCAGCAATGCTACCTGATTAATGCTGTAGCCTCTTAGGTGGGAACccgtgtcatagctttcctactcagatctgaaccttagagttcagaaaataggttgctagcatgaaacctccaagcttaattaccggcttggatcttatagctctgccaccagacaggaattacactgcctgcctcactctggtctccccaaaatcttccctgggggaccccaagactcagacgccctgagtctcacaacaaagggaaataacgtacttcccttctccctctttacctccccccagattttcccaccctgggttcCCTAGGAGATTTTCCCCTGCtccattccttgaaacacaaacccagagagattaagtgtctctcccccacccagaggctatgcataATTCAAGACGTAGTCAATCTAATCAAAGggcatttccccctcccttcatccTTAGcctttaaccagagaaaaaaactaAACAGGTCCTTAAAAAggaagctttataaaaaaaaaagacagaaaaagacataaaatggtctctgtatcaagttgacaaaacaggggtcaattgcttaaagaaaaatgaataaacagccttaacCAAAAGATACAATTAAAACTTTTCAGCAATTaccaatgtaaatacaaaaaaaaaaacaataagccTTTGTTTCTCCTATTTTGGTACTAACAATTGGAACTGAGATTAGAAACCTGGAATAGAAAGATTACTCTCAGAGCGCGAGGCAAGAGCagagaacagaacaaaagacaccacccaaaaattccctccctgagctttgaaaactccggtttcctgattggtcctctggtcagatgtgtggttccctttgttaaccctttacaggtaaaagaaacattaacccttagctatctgtttaacCCGGGACTGCCAATCATGCGTACTAAGCCTCTGCTCAGGGACGCCCATCACCTCCACTAGCACCTCCTGTTCCACTATACATGAGCTGACCCCCAATGAAGTTTGAGATGACTGAACTCCTAAAACAGACACCAGGGTAGATGCCTGCTCTTAGGAAAATGCTGCTGGAATCTTCTGTCTCTATGCAGGACAGACACAACCTTAAGTTTTCACCAAAAGAACACACACCAAACCTCATGGATCTCAATTTATCTAACTGGAAAGGAGAGGGGCTGAACTGATGCCCTGGTTGCATTTAAACCTGTAGTTCAAGGAAAACTAGACACCAGATCTGGTGCTTAGACTCCAAAGATTTCTGGCAAAACAGGAATTCACTCTTGATAAATAAATAGGGAGAATATTGCCATGCTAGAGACTTACCCCTGTGTGTGACTGTCAGCTTGGTCTGGGGGATGTTGTGGTGCACATCTGGGGGATTCTTCACAGCACAGGTGAACGTCCCATTGTCATTCATCATCGGGTTTTGGATAGCAATGGAGGCATCACCCTTGGCAACGTTCCCAACCCATGAAATTCTGTCTCTGAATGTTCCCACTACAGCTGGGTATGCAACAGACTGATAATGAAAAATCTGAAGGGGGAAGACAATAATTGTTCCAATAAATCATtctccaaaagagagagagaaaacaactcCTTTAGGAGAGTAACAGAATGAGAAAAAACCACCCTTTCACAGGCATCCCACCTCAGATACACCAGGGGCTCACAAACCTACAATACTGGGCACCATTGCACCAGCTTTTCAgatcttttttatatttttaccaAGGGGGAAAAGAGGGTGGAAATGCATGTCAGGGTCTCCCATATCCATGATATAGCCCCGAGGATCTCCCTTCTTGCCCACCAGTCTCCAGGGCTTGCATCAGAGCCACCATCATCTTTCTGGCCATGGAGGATCTAAGACAGAAGAGGATGCTCTGGTGCAGTGGATCTCGACCTGCAGCCCTCTTACAAGCCcgatcagcacacagctgtggcccatgtgacatcctcagggccatacaagtAATATATAGTGTGTGTGGATGTGGCTCACATAACACATAGAAAGCTGCATATGCgccccacaatggtaaataggttgagaaccactgctctggaggTTAGGGTACTATCCTGCAACTATGTGACCATGAGCAAGTCGCTTAATTATTCTCTGCGTCAGTTTCCTATCTATCAAGGAGGGATAATAGCACATCACTACCTCTCGGGGGTGTTGTGGGTATAAATACATTAAGATTGTGAGACACTATGGTTATACCTTAGACAGACAGCTTTTCAAGATAATCAGTTAAagcaacaaggtgggtgaggtaatcttttactgaaccaactgtcgtggtgaaagacacaagctttcgagccacataGAGAGAACTCTTCTGCAGATCACAGCTACAAATACACCACATGCAATCAGTTCCTTGGTCATCTGGCAGTGCCAGACCGGAATTGTAGTGTtcgctccccagctccctgtaAAGCACTGGAACCCTGTCACAGGCATTGCATAACTGAATGCTGCAGCTCAGCAGATCTGACTTTAGTTCACAAAATAGTGTTAACTTCCCTTCAGTTCACTCCTGCTGGCTGGCAACAGGGGACTTACCAGAGCCTATTTCACACAGACACCACCACTTCCTTCCAGCTGCAACCTACCATTCCCAAGAGCTCAAGCTCAGCTGAGCAGAGGAAATCGCTGATGATTTACACAGACTATGAGCCATTTATGAATGTATTTTACAGCTATGCACCTGTGACTGGATTTCATACCACTGCCAACAATAACTGGTAAGAGCCCATAAATCCTTTAGGACCATCTGTCATCATCAGTGCCTGCAGACTGGCTCTCCACACACCCCACTGCCACTCCAAGATAAATTATACATGCATTCTGCCACATTGCAAAGCTGCCACGGTACGTTCTGCATGGGGCGCTTTCCAAACCACATGATCCCCAATGCATTTATATGGATGTCTAGTTTGCAATGGGACAGTCACCTCTTAGGgttataatactttgcatttacatgGTACCATTCAGCCCAAAGGATTTTAAAGAAATTCAACCTATGTATATacagcagcactgaaatgcagccacctctggagtggagggTGACAACCGAAGAGCTCACCACACAGCAGAGAAGCACACTGACACGAACACTGACTTTTTACATAAAATCCCACGGGATCTTCAACCTTCCCACAGAGTTCTGCCAGCTGCAAGAAAAATTCTTTGGGACACTCATCTGCAAGCACTTACTGTCTCCATATGACCACCTGTGAGGGGCTGGTAAGTCCAGTCTACAGTCAGCTTCTGAGTTATGGGAGAGAAGGATCTGAATGAGCATTTCAGGATCACCTGCTCATCAACAAAAGCTTGTACTTCAGGATCCACATTAATTTCCAATGAAAGAGCATTGCAGACACCTGATGAAACAAGCCCCAAAGAGAAAGGTTAGATGGGAATTTTTGTAAGAGACACAAGTGACATAGCAAAACCACCCCAGTGAAGAACTGATGGCTGTCTGAATCTGTACATACATCTATCCTATCCCCTTGCACCCACTCAACCCCAAGAAATGCAGGTAATGCAGACACGGGGATTCCTCTAATGGTGGCAGGAATTCAGCACTGTTTCATGCTTAGCTCACAAACAGGGTATTTGTTTGGAGGTCACTGCCAAAGTCTTCCATTGCCCAGTTATGGGGATAAACAAGTCAAAGAGTAGGTAATCGAACACAACTGGACCAGAGAGAAGGTCAAACGTGCCAActtcagagctcttcttctcaTTAATAAATCAACATACAGTCCCTCTCTGAAGTTCTGTTCTGCGTTTGCTCATGCCTGTCTTCTTtattttgtaagctctttggtgctGAAAACATGCTTCTTTTTAAGTTTGTAAAGCGCTATGTAAGTTTATGGCATTACAGAAGTGTTGTGCagtaataaatacaaaatacagagACTTGAAAACAAATTacagtattttttccacaaatgTAAACAAGTCTTAGCCCAACTGCCTGCACTGTAGAGTGAAGGAAGGTGGGAAAAAGTCACAACTGTCAAGAATTGTAGCCAGGGTCTCACAAAGTCTGATGGGGAAAAACCACTGGCCAGTGAGTTTATCAAAGGACTCAAAATGGGATTTGTTTCATCATCataaaaacatagtaagaagatacgaatggccatactggctcagactgATGGGCCatgcagcccagtatcctgtcttctgacagtggccaatgccaggtacctcagagggaatgaacagaacaagccatcatcaagtgatccatcccctgtccttcactcccagcttctggcacacacaggctagggacactcagagcatgggggttgcatccctgaccatccaggctaatagccatcgatggacctatcctccatgaatttatctagttctttttttaatcctctcACACTTTTGGCAACATTCCCAgtgatgagttccacaggttgactgttgtGTAAAGTAGTAACGAGTCATCAGAAGACACTAAAAATTAACACTTAGACCATGCAAACATTAGTTAGACCACTTTTCATGCAAACATCTCTAAGGGCTTTACAAAGGTGAATGGGAATCACTCGGCAcagtttacagatgaggaaactgaggcccagacaggtgaagtgatttgcccaaacaAGCCATTGACAGAATCAAGGATCTAACCCAGATGGCCTGACTCCCATTCTAGTGCTCCCCAACCCCATATCCATTTCTATTGCTACAAATACCTCTAAATGATGGAGTGTCTAGAGCCAGGGCCCAAACACAGGCATCCAGGAGGCTCTGCTCCCTAGACAAAGCCTGGACATTTCAACAGCACTTATGCACTATTTCAAATGCAAAGGCTGCACCTGATGCAAGGCCCTCACTCCCCCCTACCTACTGCTGATGGATCCAAGCTGGAAACTGGTGTGTTTGGGTGACTCAGAAAGCTTGCTGGGGTGCAGCTGGGTCACTGTTACTCAATCACTTC
It encodes:
- the MPZL3 gene encoding myelin protein zero-like protein 3 isoform X1 codes for the protein METPWAAILGLHARPFGAPNFRFGRTWALPSLPPGVCNALSLEINVDPEVQAFVDEQVILKCSFRSFSPITQKLTVDWTYQPLTGGHMETIFHYQSVAYPAVVGTFRDRISWVGNVAKGDASIAIQNPMMNDNGTFTCAVKNPPDVHHNIPQTKLTVTHRGFSFQLTSAVLLSILVFLPSAIVVILLLVRMGRKFGVLKHRKKSGYKKSSIEVSDEPEHTEQGTCLGRMGTCCWQCVDTDDEEPY
- the MPZL3 gene encoding myelin protein zero-like protein 3 isoform X2; translation: MRGWAAGGLLLLYGVCNALSLEINVDPEVQAFVDEQVILKCSFRSFSPITQKLTVDWTYQPLTGGHMETIFHYQSVAYPAVVGTFRDRISWVGNVAKGDASIAIQNPMMNDNGTFTCAVKNPPDVHHNIPQTKLTVTHRGFSFQLTSAVLLSILVFLPSAIVVILLLVRMGRKFGVLKHRKKSGYKKSSIEVSDEPEHTEQGTCLGRMGTCCWQCVDTDDEEPY